From the genome of Lotus japonicus ecotype B-129 chromosome 6, LjGifu_v1.2, one region includes:
- the LOC130722166 gene encoding uncharacterized protein LOC130722166: MIKALLLWFFLFTYMILTSSAYGSTSTAKIEALRNSKLQKEPNYMSGMIMESSEPLGLHDVQHMKMSQKARQGGGGGGGASDIKNPHKGKNSARSCSVKSSSLFMAALRHLIPVMLLVGCFF, translated from the exons ATGATCAAAGCACTCCTTTTATGGTTCTTTTTGTTTACCTACATGATCCTCACTTCTTCAGCTTATGGAAGCACATCCACAGCAAAGATTGAAGCTCTTAGGAATTCCAAGCTGCAAAAGGAGCCTAATT ACATGTCTGGTATGATCATGGAGTCGAGCGAACCGCTAGGATTGCATGATGTGCAACATATGAAGATGTCACAGAAAGCAAGGcaaggtggtggaggaggaggaggagccagtGACATAAAGAATCCACATAAGGGGAAGAACAGTGCAAGATCCTGTTCAGTCAAATCGTCATCCTTGTTCATGGCTGCACTCAGGCATCTCATTCCAGTAATGCTTCTTGTTGGTTGCTTCTTTTGA
- the LOC130722167 gene encoding UPF0057 membrane protein At4g30660-like: MTYITVHSPAYVTPNTTLITEAQTKVRSNLVCCTARGLKNMPNRCEICCEIMIAVLLPPVGVCFRHGCCSVEFIICLLLTILGYIPGIIYALYAIVYVDQDQYFDEYRRPLYAA, encoded by the exons ATGACATATATAACTGTCCATTCACCAGCTTATGTAACCCCAAACACAACATTAATCACAGAAGCACAAACCAAAGTCAGATCCAATCTTGTTTGCTGTACTGCACGAGGATTGAAAAACATGCCTAATCGCTGTGAAATATGCTGTGAAATCATGATAGCTGTCTTACTCCCTCCAGTAGGAGTTTGCTTCCGCCACGGTTGCTGCAGT GTTGAATTCATCATCTGCTTGCTACTGACTATACTGGGATACATTCCAGGAATAATTTATGCCCTGTATGCTATTGTCTACGTTGATCAGGATCAGTATTTTGATGAATATAGGCGTCCCCTGTATGCTGCTTAA
- the LOC130722165 gene encoding uncharacterized protein LOC130722165 — protein MKKMKGVVVSVDSPVYEDQRTRLRHQSLLQDYEDLLEDTNSMRMKLQAAKQKRLTLSAEVSFLRKRYKYLLKNPSPKLQPKQDISQPRKLKIQANLIPKGQKYNRKESMQPPVAPHWNSNGRISNGAEINTLQKKAPMFDLNQNARSLSRKDPSFLSSAPPLDLNHKDMSHSMKEPAKKSITPFFDLNQIAREEEELLVTEPVRIEEPKRITQRDASEEQLNDIMLSVCRNDGSGSSRTSVKRKISWQDQVALRV, from the exons atgaagaagatgaaagggGTTGTTGTCTCTGTGGACTCTCCTGTTTATGAGGATCAGAGGACTAGGTTGAGGCATCAGAGTCTGTTGCAGGATTATGAAGACCTTCTAGAG GACACAAACTCCATGAGGATGAAATTGCAGGCTGCCAAGCAGAAAAGGTTGACACTGTCAGCAGAAGTTAG TTTCTTGAGGAAGCGTTACAAATACTTGCTTAAAAATCCATCTCCAAAGCTGCAACCAAAGCAAGACATTTCACAGCCGCGAAAGCTCAAAATCCAAGCTAACCTTATTCCAAAGGGCCAGAAGTACAATAGAAAGGAATCTATGCAGCCCCCAGTTGCTCCTCATTGGAATTCAAATGGAAGGATTTCCAATGGTGCTGAGATCAACACATTGCAGAAAAAGGCTCCTATGTTTGATTTGAACCAGAATGCTAGGAGTCTCAGTAGAAAAGATCCTTCTTTTCTCAGTTCTGCTCCGCCACTCGACTTGAATCACAAAGATATGAGTCACAGTATGAAAGAACCAGCAAAGAAGAGCATAACACCATTTTTTGACTTGAACCAGATTGCG AGAGAAGAGGAGGAATTACTGGTTACTGAGCCCGTTAGGATTGAAGAACCGAAGAGAATTACACAAAGAGATGCGAGTGAAGAGCAGCTCAATGACATCATGTTGTCAGTTTGTAGAAACGATGGGAGCGGATCAAGTAGGACATCAGTAAAGAGGAAGATCTCATGGCAAGATCAGGTGGCTTTGAGGGTTTGA
- the LOC130726930 gene encoding uncharacterized protein LOC130726930 — protein sequence MPKLQFRNVKSKGKWNEEMGMAELIEKSGKMWVTTGIVRGGKTYFSIEETLYLMELEALHLLDNSDGTISLIEMYEKVAVRKSGCCWELFEVYRHLKSLGYIISRHGVAWSLKSIRSSHKAIALEGTEESSQLEEMGSLVELSINKSFGELNIDDLKPDFDIYLPNSRFRKSSPGDPNFLLYLSRGQPPSRAEIEALERQCGDIPLKICLVTEGRLSFFSFDKVELPALP from the exons ATGCCCAAGTTGCAGTTCAG GAATGTGAAATCCAAAGGCAAATGGAATGAAGAGATGGGAATGGCTGAACTCATTGAGAAGAGTGGCAAGATGTGGGTAACAACTGGAATAGTTCGCGGTGGCAAGACTTATTTTTCAATTGAGGAGACTTT GTATCTCATGGAACTAGAAGCCTTACATCTTTTAGATAATAGTGATGGAACTATATCTCTAATAGAAATGTATGAAAAGGTTGCTGTCAGGAAGAGTGGATGTTGTTGGGAGCTGTTTGAGGTTTACAGGCACCTCAAGTCTCTTGGTTACATAATCAGCCGGCATGGTGTTGCTTGGAGTTTGAAGAGTATTAGAAGCTCTCATAAGGCTATTGCTCTTGAAGGCACAGAAGAAAGCAGTCAACTAGAAGAAATGGGTTCCTTAGTTGAGCTTTCCATTAATAAGTCATTTGGTGAGTTGAACATTGATGATTTGAAGCCAGATTTTGATATTTATCTTCCAAACAGCAGGTTTAGAAAGTCTTCTCCTGGTGATCCAAATTTTCTGCTGTACTTGTCCAG GGGTCAACCACCATCTAGAGCAGAAATTGAAGCCCTTGAGAGACAATGTGGTGACATTCCTTTGAAAATCTGCCTGGTCACGGAGGGAAGGCTAAGTTTCTTTTCCTTTGACAAGGTGGAACTTCCTGCTCTACCCTGA